The genomic window CGCAGCCGCGCCGGTCTCAGACGGGCTCGTGGTGTGCGCGAGTATCGGCGCAGACGTTCGTATCGTGGACCTGCAGGGACGAACGGCCGCGAGCCTGACCGGTTCGTCGCATTACGTGCAGGCCCTCGCGGCGCAGCCGGGAGGATCGATGTTCGCCACCGGGCACTGGGACGGAACGGTGATCCTTTGGAACGCCGCGACCTTACGGCCTCAGGTGACCTTTCGTGCTCAGCGCATCGTGATCGCCGTGGCCTTCAGCCCCGACGGGCAGCATCTCTTGAGCCTCGGGTACGACAGCCTGCACCTGAGCACGGCAGTGTGGGACGTCCCCACGCCGGAGGAATGTCGCGCGTTGGCCGGCCGGCCACTGACCGGTCAAGCTGGCGTGGAACCGTCGCACATCTGGCGCCTGGCCGAGAGACAGACCAGCCACCAGGGCAATGCAGGGATTGGCGCACATATCGGGCTCGCCCGTGGTGGCGCGGCGTACCTCGTGAATGCGGACGCGCAGCCCACGCTCTACGCAACCGACACCGGCGCGCAGCTGGCGCAACTGGCGGGCGAGGCCAGGACTCTCGCGTATGCGGCGGCAGGTACGCTTGTCCGTACGGCGGACGGAGTGGCGTGGTTCGCCTTCGAGGACGGCCACCTCACCCCGCTCGGCTTGCCCGGGGGCATCACCTGGGAGGGCATCAGTCTGAACGGCCGTCATCTCCTGGGGACGGATGAAACCGGTGCCGTGCGGGTTTACGATCGCCAGAGCGGACAATTCGGGGCCGAACTGCGATCGCCGGACATCCTGGTCGACGACGCCCCCTTCGCGGCGGCAGCTGGAGAGCACTGGTGCGTGACCGACGACGGGCGGTACGCAGCGTGCAGTTCGAGCGAACACGAGGTGTTCGTGTGGAACGCCACCACCGGCGCCTGCATCTCCAGCGTCACGGATCTGGTGACGTACCCCAGAAACCTGAGCTTCACGGGGGACGGAACACGCCTGCTGGTGGCAGTGGGCTCACGAACCTTGCTCGGATCAGTGACCGTGATCGACCTGCCCACGCCCTGAGCGCACAACTCGAGCCCTCCTACTGGAATGGCGTCCGGCTCTTCACTCCGTTCGGACGCCAGGCGGGCGCCGTCAGGACCGAAAAGCCCGCTGGTGAAGCGCCACGGCCCTGGGGGTCCCTTAATCTGCTTTGTTCTCCTCGTACTCGGCTTCGAAGGCGGCGAGGATGGTGCGGTCGCCGAGACTCTGAAGGCCCAGGCTCAGCAGCTTCTTTACCTGAGGGAAGTACGGTTCGTCGGTGATGTCCTTTTCGTATCCCTGCCTGAGCGTCGTTCGTCCAGTCAACGTCACCCGGAAGTCCTCAGCGTCCTTGGCGTAGCTGCACCGCGTGTCCACGATCCGCTGATACAGGAAATAGCGTTTCTCGCGCGCCGAAGCGCGGCCGACGCACCAGATGACGCCGCCTTCATTCGCGGCACGCTCGGCGACCGCTTCCTTGTTGGTGGCGATCATCCCGCTGGTGGCGACCGCTCCACGAAACCCGCGGCCCATGGTGGCCGGGTTGTGGTAGAGGATGTAGTTCGCAACTCTGCCCATGACGTACTGTACCTGCTCCTCAGCAAAGCCGCCGTTGGGGCGGCCGAACCGGTGACGCCCTCTCAAGACCGACACGAACGGTCAAATTCCCGGCAGACGAGTGGGTCAAAGCAGCGTCTCACCGCGTTCCTGCCGGGGCCCGGCTGGCTCCGAGGTCTCCAGGCGTCGCAGGCGTGCAACAGGGCTGCTGGGCGGCGAGCCGAGACGTTGTAGCTGAAGTTCCAGCCCGCTGGGTCACCCTCGACGTCTGCCCGAGGCAGGTCATCCATCGGGGCCTGCGCGAGTGCGGGCCCCTGGGCACCACGGCAGTGGTCGACATCGAGGGCGACCCGCCGCAGCCCGGCGGGAGAACACACCCAGGCCCGTCGGCCTGACCCGCCTGCACGAAGTGCTGGGCTGCTGTCAGGGTGACCCAGGCAGCAGCGTCCAGGGAGTTGTGCGAGGACAGGCTACGGCTCCAGCGGGCGTGTGGGACCTTGCCGATCTGGCTGCCTGCCCTGGGCCGGGCCCGCCACGGCAGGAACGGGCGCCGTTGTGGGTCCAGTGAGCAGGCGTCACCAAGTTCACCAGGCCTCGTCGGTCATCTTCCTGAGCGTTCTCGGCCTCCGGCGCCTCAGACCGTCGCGCTGTCATCGCGTGACGCTTCATCGCCGCTTTGGAGATGGGGAACCATCGGCCCGGTCCGCTGGAGCCGTGAGTTCACGGGGCCAGGATCGCACGCCCTGGAATGGTGCTGCGTCCGGGAGGACCAATTGCTGATCTGACGAAACCGGTGTCTTCATGCGGGGGCTCCTGCAGGGATGCTGGCGGCCTCCCCCCTCCCCTGTGCGCTCAACGGCGTGTGCTGGGGCACCTGCCCCATCGCACGTCACACGGATCGCCTGAGATCGCCGGGCCCACCGCCGGTGCTCAGGGCTTTTGTGCGTACGTCTGAAGAACGTGCACCAACCAGCGGACGCTGGGTCAGCGACGCTCGAGTCGCTTTTCCCTGCCGCTGCAGGCCACCAGCCCTGAGGCACCCTCCGTCCCGGACGTCCCACAGGTCACCGGCAGGACTGCCCTTCCAGCATCGCTGAGCCCTCATTCGGCGGCCGTCGAGAAAGCCGGTGAACATGCCTGCCGTGGTTAAGCCAGTTGACCGATGTCGAGTGGAAAGGGCACACGATAAATTCTGGGCGTTCAGGCGGCGCGGATCACGGTTCCTTCCCCCTCCGAAGATTGCAGGTTCCCCTCAGCACTTCGCCTGAGGCTGACCTGTCGGAGGCACTCCGGTGTCTTCTCCCCTTCCCGTGACCATTTTCCCCTGAACCTCCCTCCACGCTCTGCGCCCGGTCCCTCTTGCCTCTCGAACGCAATGACCGGGCTTTTGTTTGCCCGTCACTCTTTTTGGAGGATCATCGTATGGGTGTCCCAGCCCTGCGCACCCATGAAGGTGCCCCCGCCTATCGGCGTTCTGCCCGGGAAGAACTGTATC from Deinococcus arcticus includes these protein-coding regions:
- a CDS encoding WD40 repeat domain-containing protein, whose amino-acid sequence is MVVHHAVTGLTQRIGFAQEVADVTFAGNGRLLVTVDDLVALVDPESGEGAVIARFDTTARAAAPVSDGLVVCASIGADVRIVDLQGRTAASLTGSSHYVQALAAQPGGSMFATGHWDGTVILWNAATLRPQVTFRAQRIVIAVAFSPDGQHLLSLGYDSLHLSTAVWDVPTPEECRALAGRPLTGQAGVEPSHIWRLAERQTSHQGNAGIGAHIGLARGGAAYLVNADAQPTLYATDTGAQLAQLAGEARTLAYAAAGTLVRTADGVAWFAFEDGHLTPLGLPGGITWEGISLNGRHLLGTDETGAVRVYDRQSGQFGAELRSPDILVDDAPFAAAAGEHWCVTDDGRYAACSSSEHEVFVWNATTGACISSVTDLVTYPRNLSFTGDGTRLLVAVGSRTLLGSVTVIDLPTP